A genomic region of Apium graveolens cultivar Ventura unplaced genomic scaffold, ASM990537v1 ctg4675, whole genome shotgun sequence contains the following coding sequences:
- the LOC141702120 gene encoding homeobox-leucine zipper protein HDG12-like, translating to MKHVCSGLAFGATRKLATLRRTCERLSCLMDVINTSYFGGVITSTHGKRNLMKLSQWMVKTFCSSINGQQVMISGMNDLDRIWDERFGISDPGHPNSIVVSAATTISVPFASVEVFNFFRDGRNRPLWHFFLIIILSKRLAILRVDLIQGIVSLFSGPRVPARATC from the exons ATGAAACATGTATGTAGTGGTTTAGCATTTGGTGCCACAAGAAAGCTTGCTACACTTCGAAGAACTTGTGAAAGGCTTTCTTGTTTGATGGATGTTATTAATACTTCCTATTTTGGAGGAG TAATTACATCCACTCATGGCAAAAGAAATTTGATGAAACTTTCCCAGTGGATGGTTAAGACTTTTTGTTCTAGCATCAACGGACAGCAAGTGATGATCTCTGGGATGAACGATTTGGACAGGATTTGGGATGAACGATTTGGGATCTCTGATCCTGGCCATCCTAACAGCATTGTTGTGAGTGCAGCAACTACTATTTCCGTCCCATTTGCTTCTGTAGAGGTTTTCAATTTCTTCAGGGACGGAAGAAACCGACCCCTT TGGCATTTTTTTCTAATCATAATCCTGTCAAAGAGATTGGCCATATTGCGTGTGGATCTCATCCAGGGAATCGTATCTCTGTTCTCGGG GCCTCGGGTACCAGCCAGAGCAACATGTTAA